Proteins co-encoded in one Kribbella qitaiheensis genomic window:
- a CDS encoding PP2C family serine/threonine-protein phosphatase gives MTSTTGTTSMACPSCGGPISDADRFCEACGAELTPTTPVPSAAIDTDTEPTVELNPSALPGPCRSCGGKIGPDQYCETCGTKATKPRDHFSEQPAPWVGAVCDRGIRHSRNEDAVAISADPEPGSRAQLVVCDGVSSSLDSDVASLAAARAAREVLAAGHAQGMGTESSRVSAVIARLKASADAANDAVLANTSPDSPNPASCTFVVAVLEGDLLVAGVVGDSRAYWFPDNEEAVGLTVDDSWAAELIATGVPRHEAETGPQAHAITRWLGKDAPDHTPRTTTVKIGGPGWLVVCSDGLWNYCSEAAPLADLVRQTAAANRGEPLATASALVDWANAQGGQDNITVALARL, from the coding sequence CGCCGACCGTTTCTGCGAGGCGTGCGGGGCCGAGTTGACCCCGACCACGCCAGTGCCGTCGGCGGCGATCGACACGGACACCGAGCCGACGGTCGAGTTGAATCCGTCGGCGCTGCCCGGCCCCTGTCGCTCCTGCGGCGGCAAGATCGGCCCCGACCAGTACTGCGAGACCTGTGGCACCAAGGCGACGAAGCCACGCGATCACTTCAGCGAGCAGCCGGCGCCTTGGGTCGGCGCTGTCTGTGACCGCGGGATCCGGCACAGCCGGAACGAGGACGCCGTAGCGATCTCTGCGGACCCAGAGCCCGGTAGTAGGGCGCAGTTGGTGGTCTGTGACGGCGTGAGCTCCTCGCTGGACTCCGACGTGGCCAGCCTGGCTGCCGCGCGCGCCGCCCGCGAAGTACTGGCTGCCGGTCACGCGCAAGGGATGGGAACCGAGTCGTCGCGGGTCAGTGCGGTGATTGCCCGGTTGAAGGCCTCAGCGGATGCCGCCAACGACGCAGTACTGGCCAACACCAGCCCGGACAGCCCGAATCCGGCTTCCTGCACGTTCGTCGTCGCAGTACTCGAAGGCGACCTGCTGGTGGCCGGAGTGGTCGGCGACAGCCGTGCCTATTGGTTCCCGGACAACGAAGAGGCTGTCGGGCTCACCGTCGACGACTCCTGGGCGGCCGAGCTGATCGCCACCGGCGTACCGCGGCACGAGGCCGAGACCGGCCCGCAGGCGCACGCCATCACCCGCTGGCTCGGCAAGGACGCACCCGACCACACGCCCCGGACCACCACCGTCAAGATCGGCGGCCCGGGCTGGCTGGTCGTCTGCTCCGACGGTCTGTGGAACTACTGCTCCGAGGCGGCACCACTGGCCGACCTCGTACGTCAGACCGCTGCGGCCAACCGTGGCGAGCCCCTGGCCACCGCTTCCGCACTGGTCGACTGGGCGAACGCCCAGGGCGGCCAGGACAACATCACCGTCGCACTGGCTCGTCTGTGA
- a CDS encoding vWA domain-containing protein translates to MAEFSASVYQNEFLPDGGTDVHAIVTVSCTGAGAAGQSGSGDAGEIIIVDTSGSMGAEGIRAAAYAAQTALDQILDGVWFAVISGNDRAQLAFPPSPEPVMVKMDQFTRQAAKDAVARFYADGGTAMGTWLRLAARVFATVPSLSQKHAILLTDGENQHESPEVLSATIQAVTGQFQCDCRGVGVNWQVDEVRRIATALLGSVDIIPAPDQLAAEFSSLIRQAMSKGVAGADMRVWAPQGAQVLFVRQVAPTVDDLTARRTEVNALTSAYPTGSWGDESRDYHVAIRLAAKGIGQEQLAARVQLAIGDQVVAQGLVKALWSNDEALTTRISPEVAHYTGQTELAEAIQDGLAAKAAGDTATATTKLGRAVQLAAQTGNEEATSRLRKVVEIDDQDTGTVRLKRSVEKADEMALDTASTKTTRVKK, encoded by the coding sequence ATGGCCGAGTTCTCCGCCTCCGTGTACCAGAACGAGTTCCTTCCCGACGGCGGCACCGACGTCCACGCGATCGTCACGGTGTCCTGTACCGGCGCGGGCGCGGCCGGCCAGTCCGGTAGCGGCGACGCCGGCGAGATCATCATCGTCGACACCTCCGGCTCGATGGGTGCCGAAGGCATCCGGGCCGCCGCGTACGCCGCCCAGACCGCGCTCGACCAGATCCTCGACGGGGTCTGGTTCGCCGTCATCTCCGGCAACGACCGGGCCCAGCTCGCCTTCCCGCCGTCACCGGAACCGGTGATGGTGAAGATGGACCAGTTCACCCGGCAGGCCGCGAAGGACGCGGTCGCCCGCTTCTACGCCGACGGCGGTACGGCGATGGGCACCTGGCTGCGACTGGCCGCCCGGGTCTTCGCGACCGTGCCGTCGCTGTCGCAGAAGCACGCGATCCTGCTCACCGACGGCGAGAACCAGCACGAGTCGCCCGAGGTGCTGTCCGCCACGATCCAGGCCGTCACCGGTCAGTTCCAGTGCGACTGCCGTGGCGTCGGGGTGAACTGGCAGGTCGACGAGGTCCGCCGGATCGCCACCGCACTGCTCGGCTCGGTCGACATCATCCCCGCGCCCGACCAGCTGGCAGCGGAGTTCTCCAGCCTGATCCGGCAGGCGATGAGCAAGGGTGTCGCCGGGGCCGACATGCGGGTCTGGGCTCCGCAAGGGGCGCAGGTGCTGTTCGTCCGCCAGGTCGCTCCGACCGTCGACGACCTGACCGCCCGGCGTACCGAGGTGAACGCGCTGACCAGCGCGTACCCGACCGGCTCGTGGGGTGACGAGTCCCGCGACTACCACGTCGCGATCAGGCTGGCCGCGAAGGGTATCGGGCAGGAGCAACTGGCCGCCCGGGTCCAGCTCGCGATCGGCGACCAGGTGGTCGCGCAGGGCCTGGTGAAGGCGCTGTGGTCCAACGACGAGGCGCTCACCACCCGGATCAGCCCGGAGGTCGCGCACTACACCGGCCAGACCGAGCTCGCCGAGGCGATCCAGGACGGCCTGGCCGCGAAGGCCGCCGGCGACACCGCCACCGCGACCACCAAGCTCGGCCGCGCCGTCCAGCTCGCCGCCCAGACCGGCAACGAGGAAGCCACCTCGCGACTGCGCAAGGTGGTCGAGATCGACGATCAGGACACCGGCACCGTGCGACTCAAGCGCAGCGTCGAGAAGGCGGACGAGATGGCGCTCGACACGGCGTCCACCAAGACCACCAGGGTGAAGAAATGA
- a CDS encoding FHA domain-containing protein gives MSSATCPSGHPSVSTDYCDVCGLPIGAAASPAAASVPAPAVAAPAPATQACPNCSDPAAPDALFCENCGYDFTTGTMPRPASPLDLGTPPPVPPAPQEVADWVVERWVDPDWYAVQQSDDPCPSPGLPVVIPVTAKSVLVGRPSKSRGISPEIDCGDDTGVSRRQAQLTTDGQRWWVEDLQSSNGTFVGQASEALPEDPITPGQRRELTGDDRVYVGAWTRLVVRKATPEEQAGQA, from the coding sequence ATGAGCTCAGCCACCTGCCCTAGCGGGCACCCGTCGGTCTCGACCGACTACTGCGACGTCTGCGGGCTTCCGATCGGCGCTGCGGCCTCCCCGGCCGCTGCGTCCGTCCCGGCTCCCGCCGTCGCGGCACCGGCGCCGGCGACCCAGGCCTGCCCGAACTGTTCCGACCCGGCCGCTCCGGACGCCTTGTTCTGCGAGAACTGCGGCTACGACTTCACCACCGGCACGATGCCGCGACCGGCCTCACCGCTGGACCTCGGTACGCCACCGCCGGTGCCGCCCGCGCCCCAGGAGGTAGCGGACTGGGTGGTGGAGCGCTGGGTCGACCCCGACTGGTACGCCGTACAGCAGAGCGACGACCCGTGCCCGTCACCGGGTCTGCCGGTGGTCATCCCGGTCACGGCCAAGAGCGTGCTGGTCGGCCGGCCGTCGAAGAGCCGCGGGATCTCCCCGGAGATCGACTGCGGCGACGACACCGGGGTGAGCCGCCGCCAGGCCCAGCTCACCACCGACGGCCAGCGCTGGTGGGTCGAGGACCTGCAGTCGTCCAACGGCACCTTCGTCGGCCAGGCTTCCGAGGCGCTCCCCGAGGACCCGATCACGCCCGGCCAGCGCCGCGAACTGACCGGCGACGACCGGGTCTATGTCGGCGCCTGGACCAGGCTCGTCGTCCGCAAGGCAACCCCGGAAGAACAAGCCGGCCAGGCCTAG
- a CDS encoding GNAT family N-acetyltransferase produces the protein MKIRTAVETDLDTVHTLIAEQSVNTVTRPRFDEYLASGAYRYDWTWVAESDGEIVGLAIWWGMEQFGHPFSIDGLYAVPGADRVAVWTELIRSALATFPADAEQPEYHFFLPNAWRDQPDVVAELEPRLEAAAAAGLSELTERLRYEWTPADGLPARSTRLRFEPADDEAFVAVFSRVIEGSLDAATARGVARLGVEGTAREDLAIYQSMPGERSWWRLAYDGEGKLVGFTLPSANNGGPVVGYVGVVPEQRGHRYSDDLLAETTHLLVESGAERIRADTDLTNKPMAASFERQGYRNHAVRMVASYPID, from the coding sequence GTGAAGATCCGTACTGCCGTCGAGACCGATCTCGACACCGTCCACACGCTGATCGCCGAGCAGTCGGTGAACACCGTGACCCGACCGCGCTTCGACGAGTACCTCGCGTCGGGCGCCTACCGCTACGACTGGACCTGGGTGGCCGAAAGCGACGGCGAGATCGTCGGCCTGGCCATCTGGTGGGGCATGGAGCAGTTCGGCCATCCGTTCAGCATCGACGGCCTGTACGCCGTACCTGGTGCCGACCGGGTCGCCGTCTGGACCGAGCTGATCCGCTCCGCGCTGGCCACCTTCCCCGCCGACGCTGAGCAGCCGGAGTACCACTTCTTCCTGCCCAACGCCTGGCGTGACCAGCCGGACGTCGTCGCCGAGCTGGAGCCGCGGCTCGAAGCGGCCGCGGCGGCGGGGCTGTCGGAGCTGACCGAGCGGCTGCGGTACGAATGGACGCCGGCCGACGGTCTGCCGGCGAGGTCGACCCGGTTGCGGTTCGAGCCGGCCGACGACGAGGCCTTCGTCGCCGTGTTCAGCCGGGTGATCGAGGGCAGCCTCGACGCCGCTACCGCAAGAGGTGTCGCCCGGCTCGGTGTCGAGGGCACGGCCAGGGAGGACCTGGCGATCTACCAGTCCATGCCGGGTGAGCGCTCCTGGTGGAGACTCGCGTACGACGGTGAGGGCAAGCTGGTCGGGTTCACGTTGCCCTCGGCCAACAACGGTGGGCCTGTCGTCGGCTATGTCGGGGTGGTGCCGGAGCAACGCGGGCACCGCTACAGCGATGACCTGCTGGCCGAGACGACGCATCTGCTCGTGGAGAGCGGAGCCGAGCGGATCAGGGCCGATACCGACCTGACCAACAAGCCGATGGCGGCGAGCTTCGAGCGGCAGGGTTACCGCAACCACGCCGTACGGATGGTCGCGTCCTACCCGATCGACTGA
- the groL gene encoding chaperonin GroEL (60 kDa chaperone family; promotes refolding of misfolded polypeptides especially under stressful conditions; forms two stacked rings of heptamers to form a barrel-shaped 14mer; ends can be capped by GroES; misfolded proteins enter the barrel where they are refolded when GroES binds), whose amino-acid sequence MPKLIAFNEEARRGLERGMNTLADAVKVTLGPKGRNVVLEKKWGAPTITNDGVSIAKEIELEDPYEKIGAELVKEVAKKTDDVAGDGTTTATVLAQALVREGLRNVAAGANPMGLKKGIEKAVEAVSEQLLALAKPVETREQIAATASISAADTQVGQIIAEAMDKVGKEGVITVEESNTFGLELELTEGMRFDKGYISPYFVTDTERMEAVLDDPYILIVNSKISSIKDLVPVLEKVMQTGKPLAIIAEDIEGEALATLVVNKIKGTFKTVAVKAPGFGDRRKAMLVDIAVLTGGEVISEEVGLKLDSVDLELLGQARKIVVTKDETTIVEGTGDADQISGRVNQIRAEIEKSDSDYDREKLQERLAKLAGGVAVIKVGAATEVELKERKHRIEDAVRNAKAAVEEGIVAGGGVALLQASVIAFEKLELEGDEATGAAIVRSAVEAPLKQIAVNAGLEGGVVVEKVRNLEPGHGLNAATGEYVDLIKTGIIDPAKVTRSALQNAASIAALFLTTEAVIADKPEKAGAAQGGAPDMGGMDF is encoded by the coding sequence ATGCCCAAGCTGATTGCTTTCAATGAAGAGGCGCGCCGTGGCCTCGAGCGAGGTATGAACACCCTCGCCGACGCCGTCAAGGTGACGCTTGGCCCGAAGGGCCGCAACGTCGTCTTGGAAAAGAAGTGGGGCGCCCCCACGATCACCAATGACGGTGTCTCCATCGCCAAGGAGATCGAGCTCGAGGACCCGTACGAGAAGATCGGGGCCGAGCTCGTCAAGGAAGTTGCCAAGAAGACGGATGACGTCGCTGGTGACGGCACCACCACGGCGACCGTGCTGGCCCAGGCGCTCGTGCGCGAGGGTCTGCGCAACGTCGCCGCCGGCGCCAACCCGATGGGCCTGAAGAAGGGCATCGAGAAGGCTGTCGAGGCCGTCAGCGAGCAGCTGCTGGCGCTGGCGAAGCCGGTCGAGACGCGCGAGCAGATCGCGGCCACCGCCTCGATCTCGGCCGCGGACACCCAGGTCGGCCAGATCATCGCCGAGGCGATGGACAAGGTCGGCAAGGAAGGTGTCATCACCGTCGAGGAGAGCAACACCTTCGGTCTGGAGCTCGAGCTCACCGAGGGCATGCGCTTCGACAAGGGTTACATCTCGCCGTACTTCGTGACGGACACCGAGCGGATGGAAGCGGTTCTCGACGACCCGTACATCCTCATCGTGAACAGCAAGATCTCCAGCATCAAGGACCTGGTCCCGGTGCTGGAGAAGGTGATGCAGACCGGCAAGCCGCTGGCCATCATCGCCGAGGACATCGAGGGCGAAGCCCTGGCGACCCTGGTCGTGAACAAGATCAAGGGCACCTTCAAGACCGTCGCCGTCAAGGCGCCGGGCTTCGGTGACCGCCGCAAGGCCATGCTCGTCGACATCGCCGTCCTCACCGGCGGCGAGGTGATCTCCGAGGAGGTCGGCCTCAAGCTCGACAGCGTGGACCTGGAGCTGCTCGGCCAGGCCCGCAAGATCGTCGTCACCAAGGACGAGACGACCATCGTCGAGGGCACCGGCGACGCCGACCAGATCTCCGGCCGGGTGAACCAGATCCGCGCCGAGATCGAGAAGTCGGACTCCGACTACGACCGCGAGAAGCTGCAGGAGCGACTGGCCAAGCTGGCCGGTGGCGTTGCGGTGATCAAGGTCGGCGCGGCCACCGAGGTCGAGCTGAAGGAGCGCAAGCACCGCATCGAGGACGCCGTTCGCAACGCGAAGGCCGCCGTCGAAGAGGGCATCGTCGCCGGTGGCGGCGTGGCGCTGCTGCAGGCGAGCGTGATCGCGTTCGAGAAGCTGGAGCTCGAGGGTGACGAGGCCACCGGTGCCGCCATCGTGCGGTCCGCGGTCGAGGCACCGTTGAAGCAGATCGCCGTGAACGCCGGCCTCGAGGGTGGCGTCGTGGTGGAGAAGGTTCGCAACCTCGAGCCGGGTCACGGTCTGAACGCCGCGACCGGTGAGTACGTGGACCTGATCAAGACCGGCATCATCGACCCGGCCAAGGTCACCCGTTCGGCGCTGCAGAACGCAGCCTCGATCGCGGCGCTGTTCCTCACCACCGAGGCAGTCATCGCCGACAAGCCCGAGAAGGCCGGTGCCGCCCAGGGCGGCGCCCCCGACATGGGCGGCATGGACTTCTGA
- a CDS encoding PspC domain-containing protein yields the protein MTNSTAPFSNLSGKVLRRSRNQRMLSGVSGGIAEYLNIDATLVRLGIVGLTIITGGTALIGYVIAWIVMPESDGKAVWQNVQQNVQQNGQQESDIAARIYDDKPPAA from the coding sequence ATGACGAACTCAACTGCACCGTTCTCGAACCTGTCCGGCAAGGTCCTCCGTCGCTCGCGTAACCAGCGGATGCTGTCCGGTGTCTCCGGCGGCATCGCGGAGTACCTCAACATCGACGCGACGCTGGTCCGGCTGGGCATCGTCGGACTCACCATCATCACCGGCGGCACCGCACTGATCGGCTACGTGATCGCCTGGATCGTGATGCCGGAGTCCGACGGCAAGGCGGTCTGGCAGAACGTCCAACAGAACGTTCAGCAGAACGGCCAGCAGGAGTCGGACATCGCCGCCCGCATCTACGACGACAAGCCGCCGGCCGCGTGA
- a CDS encoding M48 family metalloprotease: protein MQTETGATHCPQCSQQVPVDPRCVTWCDKCDWNVDPTPTDRPYAAWRLKLEHRLADTLYRELESGTVHRASWDAARLTAYLLSALLLLVPLTAFLGGIALLLFYRPLWLSIAFAVVAFCLAILFRPRMHGLSDDAQPLHRADAPSLYAVLDRLAEAIGTQPVHLVVVDAEPNIWFARIGWRFRPVVGIGVPAWIALGPQERVAVLAHELGHGKHGDARHGFVVDAAETILAEIQETFSTQPLDDFRREAGVYLETDPTVGIVTRILNATVGALARSYGWLLAKAALRSSQRAEYLADRKAGEMAGSEAAASMLERTLLFSTSYLALERRLRFAPDEEPVAAVRRELGEFPAREIERRVRASRIRDTRTDSTHPPTYLRTRLIRTRPATSARVVLGPEENHAIDRKLAGPADAALRELQLSFPR from the coding sequence GTGCAGACGGAAACCGGGGCAACGCACTGCCCACAGTGCTCCCAGCAAGTCCCCGTAGACCCGCGGTGCGTCACCTGGTGCGACAAGTGCGACTGGAACGTCGATCCGACGCCTACTGACCGCCCGTACGCGGCCTGGCGCCTCAAGCTCGAGCACCGCCTCGCCGACACGCTCTACCGCGAACTGGAGTCCGGCACAGTCCACCGCGCAAGCTGGGACGCCGCCCGGCTCACGGCGTACCTACTGTCCGCACTGCTACTCCTGGTGCCACTGACCGCGTTCCTCGGCGGCATCGCCCTACTGCTCTTCTACAGACCGCTCTGGCTCAGCATCGCCTTCGCCGTAGTCGCCTTCTGCCTGGCAATCCTGTTCCGCCCACGCATGCATGGGCTGAGCGACGATGCACAGCCACTGCACCGCGCCGACGCCCCAAGCCTGTACGCCGTACTGGATCGCCTCGCCGAGGCCATCGGCACCCAGCCGGTACACCTGGTCGTCGTGGACGCCGAGCCGAACATCTGGTTCGCCAGGATCGGCTGGCGGTTCCGGCCCGTGGTCGGCATCGGCGTGCCGGCATGGATCGCCTTAGGTCCACAGGAGCGGGTCGCGGTGCTGGCGCACGAACTCGGCCACGGCAAGCACGGCGACGCCCGGCACGGTTTCGTGGTCGACGCCGCGGAGACGATCCTGGCCGAGATCCAGGAGACCTTCAGCACCCAGCCGCTGGACGACTTCCGCCGCGAGGCCGGCGTCTATCTGGAGACCGACCCGACCGTCGGCATCGTGACCAGGATCCTCAATGCCACTGTCGGCGCGCTGGCACGCAGCTACGGCTGGTTGCTGGCCAAGGCTGCGCTGCGCAGCAGCCAGCGGGCCGAGTATCTGGCCGACCGCAAAGCAGGCGAGATGGCCGGCTCCGAAGCGGCCGCGTCCATGCTCGAGCGGACGCTGCTGTTCAGTACCTCGTACTTGGCGCTCGAGCGAAGGCTCCGCTTCGCTCCCGACGAGGAGCCGGTTGCGGCGGTCCGCCGCGAGCTCGGTGAGTTCCCGGCCCGCGAGATCGAGCGGCGGGTCCGGGCCAGCCGGATCCGGGACACCAGAACCGACTCGACCCACCCGCCGACGTACCTGCGGACCAGGCTGATCCGCACCAGGCCCGCCACGAGTGCACGCGTAGTACTGGGTCCTGAGGAGAATCACGCGATCGATCGTAAGCTGGCTGGGCCGGCGGACGCGGCTCTGAGGGAGCTCCAGCTGTCGTTCCCGCGGTAG
- a CDS encoding glycerophosphodiester phosphodiesterase family protein has product MLVIAHRGASGYRPEHTPSAYRLAAALGADYLEPDLVATLDGVLVARHENEISGTTDIADHAVFADRRITKIIDGAAVTGWFVEDFTYEELRTLRARERMPALRAANTAYDGRETIPTFDDVVALARQESQRLGRPIGVIPEIKHPAYFRHLGLPLEELLAERLAVLGLRKGEAMVQSFEPTSLRRLSVMTGVPLVQLVDSENAPNDFLRTGDGRTFLDLIEPAGLREISTYAQVLAPHKDLVIPRTSSGALGEPTSLVDQAHRAGLSVQVWTFRAERRFTPARPGHGR; this is encoded by the coding sequence ATGCTGGTGATCGCGCATCGTGGAGCGAGTGGCTACCGTCCGGAACACACGCCGTCGGCGTACCGCCTCGCGGCGGCGCTGGGGGCCGACTACCTGGAGCCCGACCTGGTCGCCACGCTCGACGGCGTCCTGGTGGCCCGGCACGAGAACGAGATCTCCGGTACGACGGACATCGCCGACCACGCGGTGTTCGCGGACCGGCGGATCACCAAGATCATCGACGGGGCCGCCGTCACCGGCTGGTTCGTCGAGGACTTCACCTACGAGGAACTGCGCACGCTCCGGGCCAGGGAACGGATGCCCGCGCTCCGGGCCGCCAACACGGCGTACGACGGCCGGGAGACGATCCCGACCTTCGACGACGTCGTCGCGCTGGCCCGGCAGGAGTCGCAGCGACTCGGCCGTCCGATCGGGGTGATCCCCGAGATCAAGCATCCGGCGTACTTCCGGCACCTGGGGTTGCCGCTGGAGGAGTTGCTCGCGGAGCGGCTGGCCGTGCTGGGGCTGCGCAAGGGCGAGGCGATGGTCCAGTCGTTCGAGCCGACGAGTCTCCGCCGCCTGTCGGTGATGACTGGTGTGCCGCTGGTGCAACTGGTCGACTCCGAGAACGCGCCGAACGACTTCCTGCGGACGGGCGACGGCAGGACGTTCCTGGACCTGATCGAACCGGCCGGCCTGCGCGAGATCTCGACGTACGCGCAAGTACTGGCGCCGCACAAGGACCTGGTGATCCCACGGACCTCCAGCGGGGCACTGGGCGAACCGACCAGCCTGGTGGACCAGGCGCATCGCGCCGGGCTCTCCGTGCAGGTCTGGACCTTCCGTGCCGAGCGTCGCTTCACCCCGGCCCGGCCTGGACATGGCCGGTGA
- a CDS encoding ABC transporter ATP-binding protein, protein MKQLPVADPGTPDHRSPARYLWWVARGQKATLAGGMAFGILWMASQAFIPAILGKAIDQGIADRNGDRLLQWTAALAAVGILQALAGIMRHRYAVSNWLSAAYRTVQVVTRKSADLGATLPKNLATGEVVSIGAGDLSYVGNLMEVCARFAGSIVSFAVVAFILLQSSTVLGLVVLIGVPVMLFALGPMLRPLHKQQFAQRQAVGELNSLGSDIVSGLRVLRGIGGEDSFSRRYRAESQVVRRAGVQVARIQSVLDAAQVLLPGIFVVCVVGLGAHFALRGELSAGTLVAFYGYAMFLVLPLRTATEFANALMRGLVAAGRVNRVLELTQEVVDPADPVRLPERGDLVDPVSGIRARDGLLTAIVSAEADSLAVLADRLGRYDDTSEARYGGVTLASATRADVRRRILVSDVGTQLFTGTLRDELDPAHRRTDDELMAAIRTASAEDVLVALPEGLDSDVEEKGRSFSGGQRQRLVLVRALLADPSVLVLVEPTSAVDAHTEMRIAERLAEHRAGRSTVVLTSSPLLLDRVDEVIFVAAGRVVAVGKHRQLLEEQSQYRGTVTRETEDEEVPA, encoded by the coding sequence ATGAAACAGCTACCTGTCGCCGATCCCGGCACTCCCGATCACCGTTCGCCTGCCCGCTACCTCTGGTGGGTGGCGCGCGGTCAGAAAGCCACGCTCGCGGGCGGGATGGCGTTCGGGATCCTCTGGATGGCGTCGCAGGCCTTCATCCCCGCGATCCTGGGCAAGGCGATCGACCAGGGCATCGCGGATCGCAACGGCGACCGGCTGTTGCAGTGGACCGCCGCGCTGGCGGCCGTCGGGATCCTGCAGGCGCTGGCCGGCATCATGCGGCACCGGTACGCCGTGTCGAACTGGCTCTCCGCGGCGTACCGGACGGTCCAGGTGGTGACCCGGAAGTCGGCCGACCTCGGCGCGACGCTGCCGAAGAACCTGGCCACCGGTGAGGTGGTCAGCATCGGCGCGGGTGACCTCTCCTATGTCGGAAACCTGATGGAGGTCTGTGCCCGGTTCGCCGGATCGATCGTCTCCTTCGCCGTCGTCGCCTTCATCCTGCTGCAGTCCTCGACCGTGCTCGGCCTGGTCGTGCTGATCGGCGTGCCGGTGATGCTGTTCGCGCTCGGCCCGATGCTGCGGCCGCTGCACAAGCAGCAGTTCGCCCAACGCCAGGCGGTCGGCGAGCTGAACTCGCTCGGCTCCGACATCGTCTCCGGCCTGCGCGTACTGCGCGGCATCGGCGGCGAGGACTCCTTCTCCCGGCGCTACCGCGCCGAGTCGCAGGTGGTCCGGCGGGCCGGTGTCCAGGTAGCCCGGATCCAGTCCGTCCTGGATGCCGCCCAGGTCCTGCTGCCCGGCATCTTCGTGGTCTGCGTCGTCGGCCTGGGAGCCCACTTCGCGCTGCGGGGCGAGCTGAGCGCGGGCACGCTGGTCGCCTTCTACGGCTATGCGATGTTCCTGGTGCTGCCGCTGCGGACGGCGACCGAGTTCGCCAACGCGCTGATGCGTGGCCTGGTCGCGGCCGGCCGGGTGAACAGGGTGCTGGAGCTGACTCAGGAAGTGGTGGATCCGGCCGACCCGGTCCGGCTGCCGGAGCGCGGAGACCTGGTCGACCCGGTGTCCGGCATCCGTGCCCGGGACGGCCTGCTGACCGCGATCGTGTCCGCCGAGGCGGACAGCTTGGCGGTGCTGGCCGACCGACTCGGCCGGTACGACGACACCAGCGAGGCCCGGTACGGCGGGGTCACGCTCGCCAGCGCGACCCGGGCGGACGTGCGCAGGCGGATCCTGGTGAGCGACGTCGGCACCCAGCTGTTCACCGGCACCTTGCGCGACGAGCTCGACCCGGCCCACCGGCGTACGGACGATGAGCTGATGGCCGCGATCCGGACGGCGTCCGCCGAGGACGTGCTGGTCGCGTTGCCGGAAGGGCTCGACTCCGATGTCGAGGAGAAGGGCCGCTCCTTCTCCGGCGGGCAGCGGCAGCGGTTGGTCCTGGTCCGCGCGCTACTGGCCGACCCGTCGGTGCTGGTGCTGGTGGAGCCCACCTCCGCGGTGGACGCGCACACCGAGATGCGGATCGCGGAGCGGCTGGCGGAGCACCGGGCCGGCCGAAGCACCGTAGTACTGACTTCCAGCCCACTGCTGCTGGACCGGGTCGACGAGGTGATCTTCGTCGCCGCCGGGAGAGTGGTTGCCGTTGGCAAGCACCGGCAGCTGCTCGAGGAGCAATCGCAGTACCGCGGGACAGTGACCAGAGAGACCGAGGACGAGGAGGTGCCGGCGTGA